A genomic region of Methylobacterium durans contains the following coding sequences:
- a CDS encoding PepSY domain-containing protein, whose protein sequence is MLTRLATAAGLLALTTSLAVAQAPAATNPPANQASSDMKEFQIAKLAKVSLADALTKAESQGDKGRAIDADFEKADGKNPAHYSIKVVYPDGKLVEYGINADTGDVYKSENQPIERYFTRLKTADFQNAKTSLKDAIAIAERKAGGGKAYEAEVERDGNAVQYEISVALADRSQEVKVGPDGKVVGD, encoded by the coding sequence ATGCTCACCCGTCTTGCCACCGCCGCCGGCCTCCTGGCGCTCACGACGAGCCTCGCCGTCGCGCAGGCGCCCGCGGCCACGAATCCGCCGGCCAATCAGGCCAGCAGCGACATGAAGGAGTTCCAGATCGCCAAGCTGGCGAAGGTCAGCCTCGCCGACGCGCTGACCAAGGCCGAGAGCCAGGGCGACAAGGGCCGCGCGATCGACGCCGATTTCGAGAAGGCCGACGGCAAGAACCCCGCGCATTATAGCATCAAGGTGGTGTATCCCGACGGCAAGCTCGTCGAGTACGGGATCAATGCCGACACGGGCGACGTCTACAAGAGCGAGAACCAGCCGATCGAGCGGTATTTCACCCGCCTCAAGACAGCTGACTTCCAGAACGCCAAGACCTCTCTGAAGGACGCGATCGCGATCGCCGAGCGCAAAGCCGGCGGCGGCAAGGCCTACGAGGCTGAGGTCGAGCGCGACGGCAACGCGGTGCAGTACGAAATCTCCGTCGCACTCGCGGATCGCTCGCAGGAGGTGAAGGTTGGGCCGGACGGAAAGGTCGTCGGCGACTGA
- a CDS encoding ferritin-like domain-containing protein: protein MASDTRDIYVTALKNTHALEMQALQIMERQVERLQRYPEMEEALRRHIEETHGQRARLEEALQAVGDSPSTIKEGILGFVGNMMALGHTPAQDEILKNTYANHAFENFEIAAYESLLTICEVAGQRGSVTGFQQSLQEEEAMARKVRDLVGPTTRRYVALTSAGEKADR, encoded by the coding sequence ATGGCTTCGGATACGCGCGACATCTACGTCACGGCACTGAAGAACACCCACGCTCTGGAGATGCAGGCTCTGCAGATCATGGAGCGGCAGGTCGAGCGCCTGCAGCGCTATCCCGAGATGGAGGAGGCCCTACGCCGCCACATCGAGGAGACGCACGGTCAGCGCGCGCGCCTTGAGGAGGCCCTTCAGGCTGTCGGCGACAGCCCGTCCACCATCAAGGAAGGCATCCTCGGCTTCGTCGGAAACATGATGGCGCTCGGCCACACGCCGGCCCAGGACGAGATCTTGAAGAACACCTACGCCAATCACGCCTTCGAGAATTTCGAGATCGCGGCCTACGAGTCCTTGCTGACGATCTGCGAGGTGGCTGGCCAGCGCGGGAGCGTCACCGGGTTCCAGCAATCGCTGCAAGAGGAAGAGGCGATGGCGCGCAAGGTGCGGGATCTCGTCGGGCCGACGACCCGCCGCTACGTCGCACTCACCAGCGCCGGCGAGAAGGCGGACCGGTAG